AATATCAGTTACAATGTGTATGTTCCGGACTCTATAGAACGACGTAAAACAAGCTACATAAGACCCCGATAAAAACCTATGCGGAACAGCATCATAAAAATCTTTTTCCTATTTGCATCAGCGTTTATCATTTCTGCCTCGCAGGCACAGGTTGTGGATATCGGCCTGTTGGGTGGCGGCACTTATTATTTGGGCGACCTTAATCCACACCAACAATTTTTGCTTACCAAGCCGGCGTATGGCGGGTTGATACGCTTTGTGTTTGACGACCGCTGGTCAGCCCGGTTCAATTTGATGCGTGGCGAAATTGCGGGCGACGATGCCATTAGCGGCACCAACGAGCTGCGCAATCTGCGCTTCAAATCCTCAATTACAGAGCTTTCGCTCACGGCAGAGCTTAACTTTCTGGAATACTTTACCGGCAGCCAGTTTTATTATTTCTCACCCTACCTTTTTGCAGGGCCGGCATTTTTTATCTTCAATCCCAAGGCCCCCTATCAGGGCGAAATGCTTGCTTTGCGCGATCTGGGTACCGAAGGACAAATAGCAGATAGCACCAAGAACAAATACAGCC
This region of Bacteroidales bacterium genomic DNA includes:
- a CDS encoding DUF6089 family protein, encoding MRNSIIKIFFLFASAFIISASQAQVVDIGLLGGGTYYLGDLNPHQQFLLTKPAYGGLIRFVFDDRWSARFNLMRGEIAGDDAISGTNELRNLRFKSSITELSLTAELNFLEYFTGSQFYYFSPYLFAGPAFFIFNPKAPYQGEMLALRDLGTEGQIADSTKNKYSLYGGALVFGFGIKYSINKRLGLGLEWGMRKTFTDYLDDVSTNYYIDFTSLDPNNISDWDRVILSDPSAIKHTPGMQRGNSGTNDWYSFAGITLTYRFRLGEKTTCVDFDYINK